One Solanum lycopersicum chromosome 2, SLM_r2.1 genomic region harbors:
- the LOC101264090 gene encoding sister chromatid cohesion 1 protein 2 isoform X2: MFYSQLLLSKKGPLGTIWIAAHCHKRLKKDQVQQTNIVSSVEKILHDEAPVVTYRILGHLLLGVVRIYSKKVEYLFKDCNNVLVNLADFSTRNRPTSKPSVVRIAGMHAPVHSITRPKKFELDTFDLEVLEDQDANSHFASREEITLSDAQENLVFGSSCKYEEGVSHSELKSTNHTPVRDIYSPHLMDKDLDFNPSVGSSHVEAMWNLNETRFSLEERFEPMTFGDIEIQMIFDRKADHQTGDEQMKESSAGNLVNEEHLYEKRSSLEKHAEPMIITEATLEINTDQQSEKIHQHTRELLKHPDVGVNVDDEQPAVLGESSLVENCGFEQKKNVEASSSRKGKDRTKVDRSVSLCIDVSPETKIAGSTSPDFISIRTPAKKERRRISRKRKCIFDESIVIPNEVFKHWIGDANDLVCKRRKSPHSSYFAWKVHKISSLPQSFEEPLIPCSLSIDIASAISKIRSAQHGPAETVEIPLREDMPDSPYKLRSGEQIPIASATSMHEYLPESPGTLRCGEQIPDAPAASLHVGVPESPNTLRYDGEQTPIAPTTPVTGSSSLRFHDTQGTSKSHIEPASSAEITEKEALSMEDVEFEMNLMDEEINSFEGDTSGKCKYSLRTGKVAKFLFENFLARKGKEEVEVVNLSLLMKGKTKGDSARVFYEILVLKSGGCIDVRQDDAYSDILLQKLPRLKQTFEAES, translated from the exons atgTTTTATTCACAGTTACTTCTTTCAAAGAAGGGGCCTTTAGGCACCATTTGGATTGCTGCTCATTGTCATAAACGTCTCAAGAAAGACCAAGTCCAGCAGACAAACATCGTTTCTTCTGTCG AGAAAATTCTGCATGATGAAGCTCCTGTGGTCACATACAGAATTTTAGGTCACCTGCTCCTGGGTGTGGTTAGAATATATTCGAAAAAAGTGGAGTATCTTTTCAAAGACTGTAATAATGTTCTTGTTAACCTTGCTGATTTTTCAACTCGCAATAGACCAACTAGTAAACCATCAGTTGTAAGGATCGCGGGTATGCATGCTCCTGTCCACTCTATCACCCGACCAAAGAAATTTGAACTGGATACTTTTGATCTGGAAGTCTTGGAAGATCAAGACGCAAACAG TCATTTCGCATCCCGTGAAGAAATCACGCTTTCCG ATGCTCAGGAAAATTTAGTTTTTGGCTCATCTTGCAAG TATGAGGAAGGTGTCTCTCATTCAGAGTTGAAGTCCACAAATCACACTCCAGTTAGAGA CATATATTCACCTCACCTGATGGACAAAGATTTGGACTTCAACCCATCAGTTGGGTCAAGCCACGTGGAAGCTATGTGGAACCTTAATGAGACTAGATTCTCCTTGGAAGAGCGCTTTGAACCAATGACCTTTGGGGACATTGAAATTCAGATGATCTTTGATAGGAAAGCTGATCACCAGACTGGTGATGAGCAAATGAAAGAGTCGAGTGCTGGGAACTTAGTAAACGAGGAGCATCTTTATGAAAAGAGGTCATCTTTGGAAAAGCACGCAGAACCGATGATTATCACAGAAGCTACATTGGAAATCAACACCGATCAACAATCTGAGAAAATTCATCAGCATACTCGTGAGCTCTTAAAACACCCTGATGTAGGAGTGAATGTAGATGATGAACAACCAGCAGTCCTTGGTGAATCATCTCTTGTGGAAAACTGTGGTTTTGagcaaaagaaaaatgttgaaGCATCTTCCTCGAGGAAAGGGAAGGATCGGACTAAAGTTGATCGATCAGTGTCCCTCTGTATTGATGTATCCCCAGAGACCAAGATCGCAG GATCTACATCACCGGATTTTATATCTATTCGCACCCCAGCTAAGAAGGAGCGTAGGCGGATTTCAAGGAAGCGGAAGTGCATATTTGATGAATCTATTGTGATCCCAAATGA GGTATTCAAGCACTGGATTGGCGATGCAAATGACTTAGTTTGCAAGAGAAGGAAATCCCCTCATTCCAGTTATTTTGCATGGAAAGTACATAAAATTTCCTCACTTCCTCAGAGTTTTGAGGAGCCTCTTATTCCTT GTAGTCTTTCGATTGATATTGCATCAGCAATTAGCAAAATTAGATCAGCACAGCATGGGCCTGCAGAAACAGTAGAAATTCCTCTGCGTGAGGACATGCCAGACTCTCCTTATAAACTCAGATCTGGGGAACAAATACCTATTGCTTCTGCTACATCTATGCATGAGTATTTACCTGAATCTCCTGGTACCCTCAGATGTGGAGAACAAATACCTGATGCTCCTGCGGCATCTCTGCATGTGGGTGTACCTGAATCTCCTAATACTCTCAGATATGATGGAGAACAAACACCTATTGCTCCTACAACACCTGTCACTGGCTCAAGTTCGCTGAGATTTCATGATACGCAAGGAACTTCTAAATCACACATAGAACCAGCAAGTTCAGCTGAAATCACAGAGAAAGAAGCACTTTCCATGGAGGATGTAGAATTTGAAATGAATTTAATGGACGAG GAGATCAATTCATTTGAAGGGGATACCTCAGGAAAAT GCAAATATTCCCTGAGAACAGG AAAGGTCGCAAAATTCCTGTTTGAAAACTTCCTTGCTCGGAAGGGGAAGGAGGAGGTAGAAGTTGTCAACTTGTCCTTGCTTATGAAGGGGAAAACAAAGGGAGACAGTGCAAGGGTGTTCTACGAGATACTG GTTCTGAAATCAGGAGGCTGTATAGATGTGCGGCAGGATGATGCCTACAGTGACATTCTTTTGCAAAAACTCCCAAGACTAAAGCAGACCTTTGAAGCTGAGTCCtga
- the LOC101264090 gene encoding sister chromatid cohesion 1 protein 2 isoform X1: MFYSQLLLSKKGPLGTIWIAAHCHKRLKKDQVQQTNIVSSVEKILHDEAPVVTYRILGHLLLGVVRIYSKKVEYLFKDCNNVLVNLADFSTRNRPTSKPSVVRIAGMHAPVHSITRPKKFELDTFDLEVLEDQDANSSHFASREEITLSDAQENLVFGSSCKYEEGVSHSELKSTNHTPVRDIYSPHLMDKDLDFNPSVGSSHVEAMWNLNETRFSLEERFEPMTFGDIEIQMIFDRKADHQTGDEQMKESSAGNLVNEEHLYEKRSSLEKHAEPMIITEATLEINTDQQSEKIHQHTRELLKHPDVGVNVDDEQPAVLGESSLVENCGFEQKKNVEASSSRKGKDRTKVDRSVSLCIDVSPETKIAGSTSPDFISIRTPAKKERRRISRKRKCIFDESIVIPNEVFKHWIGDANDLVCKRRKSPHSSYFAWKVHKISSLPQSFEEPLIPCSLSIDIASAISKIRSAQHGPAETVEIPLREDMPDSPYKLRSGEQIPIASATSMHEYLPESPGTLRCGEQIPDAPAASLHVGVPESPNTLRYDGEQTPIAPTTPVTGSSSLRFHDTQGTSKSHIEPASSAEITEKEALSMEDVEFEMNLMDEEINSFEGDTSGKCKYSLRTGKVAKFLFENFLARKGKEEVEVVNLSLLMKGKTKGDSARVFYEILVLKSGGCIDVRQDDAYSDILLQKLPRLKQTFEAES; encoded by the exons atgTTTTATTCACAGTTACTTCTTTCAAAGAAGGGGCCTTTAGGCACCATTTGGATTGCTGCTCATTGTCATAAACGTCTCAAGAAAGACCAAGTCCAGCAGACAAACATCGTTTCTTCTGTCG AGAAAATTCTGCATGATGAAGCTCCTGTGGTCACATACAGAATTTTAGGTCACCTGCTCCTGGGTGTGGTTAGAATATATTCGAAAAAAGTGGAGTATCTTTTCAAAGACTGTAATAATGTTCTTGTTAACCTTGCTGATTTTTCAACTCGCAATAGACCAACTAGTAAACCATCAGTTGTAAGGATCGCGGGTATGCATGCTCCTGTCCACTCTATCACCCGACCAAAGAAATTTGAACTGGATACTTTTGATCTGGAAGTCTTGGAAGATCAAGACGCAAACAG TAGTCATTTCGCATCCCGTGAAGAAATCACGCTTTCCG ATGCTCAGGAAAATTTAGTTTTTGGCTCATCTTGCAAG TATGAGGAAGGTGTCTCTCATTCAGAGTTGAAGTCCACAAATCACACTCCAGTTAGAGA CATATATTCACCTCACCTGATGGACAAAGATTTGGACTTCAACCCATCAGTTGGGTCAAGCCACGTGGAAGCTATGTGGAACCTTAATGAGACTAGATTCTCCTTGGAAGAGCGCTTTGAACCAATGACCTTTGGGGACATTGAAATTCAGATGATCTTTGATAGGAAAGCTGATCACCAGACTGGTGATGAGCAAATGAAAGAGTCGAGTGCTGGGAACTTAGTAAACGAGGAGCATCTTTATGAAAAGAGGTCATCTTTGGAAAAGCACGCAGAACCGATGATTATCACAGAAGCTACATTGGAAATCAACACCGATCAACAATCTGAGAAAATTCATCAGCATACTCGTGAGCTCTTAAAACACCCTGATGTAGGAGTGAATGTAGATGATGAACAACCAGCAGTCCTTGGTGAATCATCTCTTGTGGAAAACTGTGGTTTTGagcaaaagaaaaatgttgaaGCATCTTCCTCGAGGAAAGGGAAGGATCGGACTAAAGTTGATCGATCAGTGTCCCTCTGTATTGATGTATCCCCAGAGACCAAGATCGCAG GATCTACATCACCGGATTTTATATCTATTCGCACCCCAGCTAAGAAGGAGCGTAGGCGGATTTCAAGGAAGCGGAAGTGCATATTTGATGAATCTATTGTGATCCCAAATGA GGTATTCAAGCACTGGATTGGCGATGCAAATGACTTAGTTTGCAAGAGAAGGAAATCCCCTCATTCCAGTTATTTTGCATGGAAAGTACATAAAATTTCCTCACTTCCTCAGAGTTTTGAGGAGCCTCTTATTCCTT GTAGTCTTTCGATTGATATTGCATCAGCAATTAGCAAAATTAGATCAGCACAGCATGGGCCTGCAGAAACAGTAGAAATTCCTCTGCGTGAGGACATGCCAGACTCTCCTTATAAACTCAGATCTGGGGAACAAATACCTATTGCTTCTGCTACATCTATGCATGAGTATTTACCTGAATCTCCTGGTACCCTCAGATGTGGAGAACAAATACCTGATGCTCCTGCGGCATCTCTGCATGTGGGTGTACCTGAATCTCCTAATACTCTCAGATATGATGGAGAACAAACACCTATTGCTCCTACAACACCTGTCACTGGCTCAAGTTCGCTGAGATTTCATGATACGCAAGGAACTTCTAAATCACACATAGAACCAGCAAGTTCAGCTGAAATCACAGAGAAAGAAGCACTTTCCATGGAGGATGTAGAATTTGAAATGAATTTAATGGACGAG GAGATCAATTCATTTGAAGGGGATACCTCAGGAAAAT GCAAATATTCCCTGAGAACAGG AAAGGTCGCAAAATTCCTGTTTGAAAACTTCCTTGCTCGGAAGGGGAAGGAGGAGGTAGAAGTTGTCAACTTGTCCTTGCTTATGAAGGGGAAAACAAAGGGAGACAGTGCAAGGGTGTTCTACGAGATACTG GTTCTGAAATCAGGAGGCTGTATAGATGTGCGGCAGGATGATGCCTACAGTGACATTCTTTTGCAAAAACTCCCAAGACTAAAGCAGACCTTTGAAGCTGAGTCCtga
- the LOC101264090 gene encoding sister chromatid cohesion 1 protein 2 isoform X4: MLLSTLSPDQRNLNWILLIWKSWKIKTQTDAQENLVFGSSCKYEEGVSHSELKSTNHTPVRDIYSPHLMDKDLDFNPSVGSSHVEAMWNLNETRFSLEERFEPMTFGDIEIQMIFDRKADHQTGDEQMKESSAGNLVNEEHLYEKRSSLEKHAEPMIITEATLEINTDQQSEKIHQHTRELLKHPDVGVNVDDEQPAVLGESSLVENCGFEQKKNVEASSSRKGKDRTKVDRSVSLCIDVSPETKIAGSTSPDFISIRTPAKKERRRISRKRKCIFDESIVIPNEVFKHWIGDANDLVCKRRKSPHSSYFAWKVHKISSLPQSFEEPLIPCSLSIDIASAISKIRSAQHGPAETVEIPLREDMPDSPYKLRSGEQIPIASATSMHEYLPESPGTLRCGEQIPDAPAASLHVGVPESPNTLRYDGEQTPIAPTTPVTGSSSLRFHDTQGTSKSHIEPASSAEITEKEALSMEDVEFEMNLMDEEINSFEGDTSGKCKYSLRTGKVAKFLFENFLARKGKEEVEVVNLSLLMKGKTKGDSARVFYEILVLKSGGCIDVRQDDAYSDILLQKLPRLKQTFEAES; encoded by the exons ATGCTCCTGTCCACTCTATCACCCGACCAAAGAAATTTGAACTGGATACTTTTGATCTGGAAGTCTTGGAAGATCAAGACGCAAACAG ATGCTCAGGAAAATTTAGTTTTTGGCTCATCTTGCAAG TATGAGGAAGGTGTCTCTCATTCAGAGTTGAAGTCCACAAATCACACTCCAGTTAGAGA CATATATTCACCTCACCTGATGGACAAAGATTTGGACTTCAACCCATCAGTTGGGTCAAGCCACGTGGAAGCTATGTGGAACCTTAATGAGACTAGATTCTCCTTGGAAGAGCGCTTTGAACCAATGACCTTTGGGGACATTGAAATTCAGATGATCTTTGATAGGAAAGCTGATCACCAGACTGGTGATGAGCAAATGAAAGAGTCGAGTGCTGGGAACTTAGTAAACGAGGAGCATCTTTATGAAAAGAGGTCATCTTTGGAAAAGCACGCAGAACCGATGATTATCACAGAAGCTACATTGGAAATCAACACCGATCAACAATCTGAGAAAATTCATCAGCATACTCGTGAGCTCTTAAAACACCCTGATGTAGGAGTGAATGTAGATGATGAACAACCAGCAGTCCTTGGTGAATCATCTCTTGTGGAAAACTGTGGTTTTGagcaaaagaaaaatgttgaaGCATCTTCCTCGAGGAAAGGGAAGGATCGGACTAAAGTTGATCGATCAGTGTCCCTCTGTATTGATGTATCCCCAGAGACCAAGATCGCAG GATCTACATCACCGGATTTTATATCTATTCGCACCCCAGCTAAGAAGGAGCGTAGGCGGATTTCAAGGAAGCGGAAGTGCATATTTGATGAATCTATTGTGATCCCAAATGA GGTATTCAAGCACTGGATTGGCGATGCAAATGACTTAGTTTGCAAGAGAAGGAAATCCCCTCATTCCAGTTATTTTGCATGGAAAGTACATAAAATTTCCTCACTTCCTCAGAGTTTTGAGGAGCCTCTTATTCCTT GTAGTCTTTCGATTGATATTGCATCAGCAATTAGCAAAATTAGATCAGCACAGCATGGGCCTGCAGAAACAGTAGAAATTCCTCTGCGTGAGGACATGCCAGACTCTCCTTATAAACTCAGATCTGGGGAACAAATACCTATTGCTTCTGCTACATCTATGCATGAGTATTTACCTGAATCTCCTGGTACCCTCAGATGTGGAGAACAAATACCTGATGCTCCTGCGGCATCTCTGCATGTGGGTGTACCTGAATCTCCTAATACTCTCAGATATGATGGAGAACAAACACCTATTGCTCCTACAACACCTGTCACTGGCTCAAGTTCGCTGAGATTTCATGATACGCAAGGAACTTCTAAATCACACATAGAACCAGCAAGTTCAGCTGAAATCACAGAGAAAGAAGCACTTTCCATGGAGGATGTAGAATTTGAAATGAATTTAATGGACGAG GAGATCAATTCATTTGAAGGGGATACCTCAGGAAAAT GCAAATATTCCCTGAGAACAGG AAAGGTCGCAAAATTCCTGTTTGAAAACTTCCTTGCTCGGAAGGGGAAGGAGGAGGTAGAAGTTGTCAACTTGTCCTTGCTTATGAAGGGGAAAACAAAGGGAGACAGTGCAAGGGTGTTCTACGAGATACTG GTTCTGAAATCAGGAGGCTGTATAGATGTGCGGCAGGATGATGCCTACAGTGACATTCTTTTGCAAAAACTCCCAAGACTAAAGCAGACCTTTGAAGCTGAGTCCtga
- the LOC101264090 gene encoding sister chromatid cohesion 1 protein 2 isoform X3 — protein MHAPVHSITRPKKFELDTFDLEVLEDQDANSHFASREEITLSDAQENLVFGSSCKYEEGVSHSELKSTNHTPVRDIYSPHLMDKDLDFNPSVGSSHVEAMWNLNETRFSLEERFEPMTFGDIEIQMIFDRKADHQTGDEQMKESSAGNLVNEEHLYEKRSSLEKHAEPMIITEATLEINTDQQSEKIHQHTRELLKHPDVGVNVDDEQPAVLGESSLVENCGFEQKKNVEASSSRKGKDRTKVDRSVSLCIDVSPETKIAGSTSPDFISIRTPAKKERRRISRKRKCIFDESIVIPNEVFKHWIGDANDLVCKRRKSPHSSYFAWKVHKISSLPQSFEEPLIPCSLSIDIASAISKIRSAQHGPAETVEIPLREDMPDSPYKLRSGEQIPIASATSMHEYLPESPGTLRCGEQIPDAPAASLHVGVPESPNTLRYDGEQTPIAPTTPVTGSSSLRFHDTQGTSKSHIEPASSAEITEKEALSMEDVEFEMNLMDEEINSFEGDTSGKCKYSLRTGKVAKFLFENFLARKGKEEVEVVNLSLLMKGKTKGDSARVFYEILVLKSGGCIDVRQDDAYSDILLQKLPRLKQTFEAES, from the exons ATGCATGCTCCTGTCCACTCTATCACCCGACCAAAGAAATTTGAACTGGATACTTTTGATCTGGAAGTCTTGGAAGATCAAGACGCAAACAG TCATTTCGCATCCCGTGAAGAAATCACGCTTTCCG ATGCTCAGGAAAATTTAGTTTTTGGCTCATCTTGCAAG TATGAGGAAGGTGTCTCTCATTCAGAGTTGAAGTCCACAAATCACACTCCAGTTAGAGA CATATATTCACCTCACCTGATGGACAAAGATTTGGACTTCAACCCATCAGTTGGGTCAAGCCACGTGGAAGCTATGTGGAACCTTAATGAGACTAGATTCTCCTTGGAAGAGCGCTTTGAACCAATGACCTTTGGGGACATTGAAATTCAGATGATCTTTGATAGGAAAGCTGATCACCAGACTGGTGATGAGCAAATGAAAGAGTCGAGTGCTGGGAACTTAGTAAACGAGGAGCATCTTTATGAAAAGAGGTCATCTTTGGAAAAGCACGCAGAACCGATGATTATCACAGAAGCTACATTGGAAATCAACACCGATCAACAATCTGAGAAAATTCATCAGCATACTCGTGAGCTCTTAAAACACCCTGATGTAGGAGTGAATGTAGATGATGAACAACCAGCAGTCCTTGGTGAATCATCTCTTGTGGAAAACTGTGGTTTTGagcaaaagaaaaatgttgaaGCATCTTCCTCGAGGAAAGGGAAGGATCGGACTAAAGTTGATCGATCAGTGTCCCTCTGTATTGATGTATCCCCAGAGACCAAGATCGCAG GATCTACATCACCGGATTTTATATCTATTCGCACCCCAGCTAAGAAGGAGCGTAGGCGGATTTCAAGGAAGCGGAAGTGCATATTTGATGAATCTATTGTGATCCCAAATGA GGTATTCAAGCACTGGATTGGCGATGCAAATGACTTAGTTTGCAAGAGAAGGAAATCCCCTCATTCCAGTTATTTTGCATGGAAAGTACATAAAATTTCCTCACTTCCTCAGAGTTTTGAGGAGCCTCTTATTCCTT GTAGTCTTTCGATTGATATTGCATCAGCAATTAGCAAAATTAGATCAGCACAGCATGGGCCTGCAGAAACAGTAGAAATTCCTCTGCGTGAGGACATGCCAGACTCTCCTTATAAACTCAGATCTGGGGAACAAATACCTATTGCTTCTGCTACATCTATGCATGAGTATTTACCTGAATCTCCTGGTACCCTCAGATGTGGAGAACAAATACCTGATGCTCCTGCGGCATCTCTGCATGTGGGTGTACCTGAATCTCCTAATACTCTCAGATATGATGGAGAACAAACACCTATTGCTCCTACAACACCTGTCACTGGCTCAAGTTCGCTGAGATTTCATGATACGCAAGGAACTTCTAAATCACACATAGAACCAGCAAGTTCAGCTGAAATCACAGAGAAAGAAGCACTTTCCATGGAGGATGTAGAATTTGAAATGAATTTAATGGACGAG GAGATCAATTCATTTGAAGGGGATACCTCAGGAAAAT GCAAATATTCCCTGAGAACAGG AAAGGTCGCAAAATTCCTGTTTGAAAACTTCCTTGCTCGGAAGGGGAAGGAGGAGGTAGAAGTTGTCAACTTGTCCTTGCTTATGAAGGGGAAAACAAAGGGAGACAGTGCAAGGGTGTTCTACGAGATACTG GTTCTGAAATCAGGAGGCTGTATAGATGTGCGGCAGGATGATGCCTACAGTGACATTCTTTTGCAAAAACTCCCAAGACTAAAGCAGACCTTTGAAGCTGAGTCCtga
- the LOC101247175 gene encoding transcription termination factor MTERF5, chloroplastic, with product MTSFMQLRIPNAKLAFFSRTSRVPLYRIVLSFPQKVFFCTAKYSESEVDGSFSLRLVPPTLVAAEKEEAKAVLTLFLKKQGLSNALAARAINRSESFIEHLVSRLHSVHKSRYLVGRELTTLEIRDALIPYLEALHEEYGSILVDVVESFPNPPVVEKIEETVEKVPIPVTPASPPSAVLDSKKLKALARVTDIGPTGKLPPHILYLVELGMDIERIRVITRKFPAFAYYSLEGKIKPVVEFLLDLGVPRSQIPTILSKRPQLCGISLSDNLIPTMTFLEELGVDKEQWAKVIYRFPALLTYSRPKLKATVDFLYEMGLSAECVSKVLTRCPNIISYSVEDKLRPATEYFRSMGVDVGVLLYRCPQTFGLSIEANIKPATEFFKDKGFSMTEIATMVSRYGALYTFSFAKLVLKWEFFLTMGYPRTELVKFPQYFGYSLEERIKPRLAIMTDKGVRLLLNQMLSLSEDAFNKALEKKLQKLIDS from the exons ATGACATCTTTTATGCAACTACGAATCCCAAACGCAAAGCTTGCCTTTTTTTCAAGAACATCACGAGTACCCCTTTATCG GATTGTATTGTCGTTCCCTCAGAAGGTTTTCTTTTGCACAGCTAAGTATT CTGAATCTGAGGTAGACGGATCTTTTAGCTTAAGGTTGGTCCCCCCAACCCTTGTAGCTGCTGAAAAGGAAGAGGCGAAGGCTGTCTTGACCTTGTTTCTGAAGAAACAGGGTTTAAGCAATGCTCTTGCAGCAAGAGCTATCAACAGATCAGAGTCTTTTATCGAACACCTTGTCTCTCGGCTGCATTCTGTTCATAAGTCTCGCTACCTCGTAG GACGAGAACTAACAACTCTTGAGATTAGGGATGCTCTCATCCCATACCTTGAGGCCCTCCACGAGGAATATGGAAGCATTTTGGTGGACGTTGTGGAGAGCTTTCCAAACCCACCAGTTGTGGAGAAAATAGAAGAAACTGTTGAAAAAGTACCTATTCCTGTCACACCAGCTTCACCTCCTAGTGCTGTTCTCGACTCCAAGAAACTGAAGGCTCTGGCACGAGTGACTGATATTGGACCCACTGGAAAGCTTCCCCCACATATTTTATACCTTGTTGAACTGGGCATGGACATTGAAAGGATTAGAGTAATCACACGAAAGTTTCCTGCTTTTGCTTACTATAGTCTTGAGGGAAAAATCAAACCAGTAGTTGAGTTCCTCCTTGATCTTGGAGTGCCAAGATCACAGATCCCAACAATTCTCAGCAAAAGGCCTCAACTATGTGGAATTAGTCTCTCAGATAATTTAATTCCAACAATGACATTTTTGGAAGAACTGGGCGTTGATAAAGAACAATGGGCTAAAGTAATCTACCGTTTTCCTGCACTTCTCACTTACAGTAGACCTAAATTGAAAGCAACAGTGGACTTTCTTTATGAAATGGGTCTATCTGCTGAGTGTGTGAGCAAGGTTCTAACCAGATGTCCAAACATCATAAGTTATAGCGTGGAGGACAAGCTAAGGCCTGCAACTGAGTACTTCCGGTCAATGGGGGTTGATGTTGGAGTTCTTCTCTACCGATGTCCTCAAACCTTTGGTCTTAGCATTGAGGCTAACATTAAGCCTGCCACCGAGTTCTTCAAGGATAAGGGGTTCAGTATGACGGAAATTGCCACAATGGTGTCAAGATACGGTGCTCTATATACTTTTAGCTTCGCTAAGTTGGTATTAAAGTGGGAGTTCTTTTTGACCATGGGTTATCCAAGAACAGAACTGGTCAAGTTTCCTCAGTATTTTGGTTATAGTTTAGAAGAGAGAATCAAGCCAAGGCTTGCCATTATGACTGATAAAGGTGTAAGGTTGTTACTTAACCAGATGTTGTCACTGTCAGAAGATGCTTTCAATAAGgctttggaaaaaaaattgcagAAACTAATAGATAGTTAG